Proteins from one Deinococcus actinosclerus genomic window:
- a CDS encoding PQQ-binding-like beta-propeller repeat protein, with product MTLAGISAASAQSAPSPVPQFTAPKVDIFKELRVISGVTVSGNGELTFVGSDAKIHRTDSKGSEKWAFPVGDIGRAYPVVTPQGVTIAASYDDTVYALDPGGKLLWKQKLDGDIFATPALRIDGSVIVATAGGTIHALSAAGKPLWTYKVGAPVFSSPAIGPDGTIYFGAQNNRMHALTPGGQLKWTYAAGSLVFSSPAVGPDGSVYFGSSDRRIHAVAPDGKPRWTLLTGLFVNASPIITSGGLVVVGSYDGSVYAVNTSGETEWTYRAGAGIAGSAVELSDGSVLVPDLSGTVHAIGKAGQALWQIKTGKKIDTGLSVSDQGSLYFVTDGGGLNIVQKQRPLAVGPWTTFHGAPNPVGRVPTPVELQAQTQARREAASAVLAALKPSTAATTAPAHPAQPAQPSQPAPTTQPTQPAQPAPVPALTPAQYAAAAGQKARVADGQLFLPLTEVAGALRLDVGNVTVRTATVRVQGQALPITVRTFDRAAFVPLAALSDLPGASARLTRTPAAGVTLSLGGQTALFPVNLTRLLSLQSGPEFASGTVR from the coding sequence ATGACTCTGGCTGGAATTTCCGCTGCCAGCGCCCAATCGGCCCCCTCACCCGTCCCTCAGTTCACCGCGCCGAAGGTGGACATCTTCAAGGAACTGCGCGTGATCTCCGGCGTGACCGTCTCCGGGAACGGCGAGCTCACGTTCGTGGGGTCCGACGCCAAAATTCACCGCACCGACTCCAAGGGCAGCGAGAAGTGGGCCTTCCCGGTGGGCGACATCGGCCGCGCCTACCCGGTCGTGACGCCGCAGGGCGTGACCATCGCAGCCTCCTACGACGACACCGTCTACGCCCTCGACCCCGGCGGGAAGCTGCTGTGGAAGCAGAAGCTCGACGGGGACATCTTCGCCACGCCCGCGCTGCGGATCGACGGCAGCGTGATCGTCGCCACGGCAGGCGGCACCATCCACGCCCTGAGTGCCGCCGGGAAGCCGCTGTGGACGTACAAGGTCGGTGCGCCCGTGTTCAGCAGCCCCGCGATCGGCCCGGACGGCACGATCTACTTCGGCGCGCAGAACAACCGCATGCACGCCCTGACGCCGGGCGGCCAGCTGAAGTGGACGTACGCGGCCGGATCGCTGGTGTTCAGCTCCCCGGCGGTCGGCCCGGACGGCAGCGTGTACTTCGGCAGCAGCGACCGCCGCATTCACGCCGTCGCGCCCGACGGCAAGCCCAGATGGACGCTGCTGACCGGCCTGTTCGTGAATGCCAGCCCGATCATCACGAGCGGCGGACTGGTCGTGGTGGGCAGCTACGACGGCAGCGTGTACGCTGTGAACACCAGCGGCGAGACCGAGTGGACCTACCGCGCCGGGGCCGGCATCGCGGGCAGCGCCGTGGAACTCAGTGACGGCAGCGTGCTCGTCCCGGACCTGAGCGGCACGGTGCACGCCATCGGCAAGGCCGGTCAGGCCCTGTGGCAGATCAAGACCGGCAAGAAGATCGACACCGGCCTGAGCGTCAGCGATCAGGGCAGCCTGTATTTCGTGACGGACGGCGGCGGCCTGAACATCGTGCAGAAGCAGCGGCCGCTGGCCGTGGGGCCCTGGACGACCTTCCACGGCGCGCCGAACCCGGTGGGGCGCGTGCCCACGCCGGTCGAGTTGCAGGCGCAGACCCAGGCCCGGCGGGAGGCGGCCAGCGCGGTCCTGGCCGCCCTGAAGCCCAGCACGGCAGCCACGACCGCTCCGGCGCACCCCGCTCAACCGGCCCAGCCCAGCCAGCCGGCCCCGACCACCCAGCCGACGCAGCCAGCTCAACCGGCGCCTGTACCGGCACTCACACCGGCGCAGTACGCGGCGGCGGCCGGGCAGAAGGCGCGCGTGGCCGACGGTCAGCTGTTCCTCCCGCTGACCGAGGTGGCCGGCGCCCTGCGGCTCGACGTGGGCAACGTGACCGTGCGGACCGCCACCGTGCGCGTGCAGGGGCAGGCGCTGCCCATCACCGTCCGTACCTTCGACCGGGCCGCGTTCGTGCCGCTGGCGGCCCTGAGTGACCTGCCGGGCGCCTCGGCGCGGCTGACCCGGACTCCGGCCGCAGGCGTGACCCTCAGCCTCGGCGGTCAGACGGCGCTGTTCCCGGTGAACCTGACGCGCCTGCTGAGCCTGCAGAGCGGTCCCGAGTTCGCCAGTGGGACGGTCCGCTGA
- the guaB gene encoding IMP dehydrogenase: protein MSAPATPAPADTQQDRFSYKFGQEGITFDDVLLQPRHSQVLPHEVDLGAQLTRRVRLNIPFVSAAMDTVTETNMAVAMAREGGIGVIHKNMPIDAQAEMVRKVKRSESGMIVDPITLPPHATVGEADRMMGEYRISGVPITDPQGKLLGIITNRDMRFVDDLSTPVRDVMTSRDLVTVPVGTTLEEAQEIFKRHRIEKLLVVEGELLRGLITIKDLTKRVKYPRAAKDSMGRLRVAAAIGVGADLMDRAGALVQAGADVLVLDSAHGHSQGILTALSRVKETFDVDVIAGNVATRAGARDLILAGADAVKVGIGPGSICTTRVVTGVGVPQITAIFEASSAALEAGIPIIADGGIKQTGDVPKAIAAGASVVMMGSMLAGTDEAPGESILRDGRRYKSYRGMGSLGAMDQGSADRYFQSGSRKFVPEGIEGIVAYKGTAGEVIYQFVGGLRSSMGYCGAPDLGTLRDTAQFVRITGASLVESHPHGVTITKEAPNYGGR from the coding sequence ATGAGTGCGCCCGCCACGCCCGCCCCTGCCGACACGCAGCAGGACCGCTTCAGTTACAAGTTCGGCCAGGAAGGCATCACCTTCGACGACGTCCTGCTCCAGCCCCGCCACTCGCAGGTGCTGCCGCACGAGGTGGACCTGGGCGCGCAGCTCACCCGCCGCGTCCGCCTGAACATTCCCTTCGTGTCCGCCGCGATGGACACCGTCACCGAGACGAACATGGCCGTCGCCATGGCCCGCGAGGGCGGCATCGGCGTGATTCACAAGAACATGCCCATCGACGCGCAGGCCGAAATGGTCCGCAAGGTCAAGCGCAGCGAGAGCGGCATGATCGTCGACCCGATCACCCTCCCGCCGCACGCCACCGTCGGCGAGGCCGACCGCATGATGGGCGAGTACCGCATCAGCGGCGTGCCCATCACCGACCCGCAGGGCAAACTGCTGGGCATCATCACCAACCGCGACATGCGCTTCGTGGACGACCTGAGCACCCCCGTGCGCGACGTCATGACCAGCCGCGACCTCGTGACCGTCCCCGTGGGCACCACGCTGGAGGAAGCGCAGGAGATCTTCAAACGCCACCGCATCGAGAAGCTGCTGGTCGTCGAGGGTGAGCTGCTGCGCGGCCTGATCACCATCAAGGACCTCACCAAGCGCGTGAAGTACCCCCGCGCCGCGAAGGACAGCATGGGTCGCCTGCGGGTCGCCGCCGCGATCGGCGTGGGCGCCGACCTGATGGACCGCGCGGGCGCGCTGGTGCAGGCGGGCGCGGACGTGCTCGTGCTCGACAGCGCGCACGGCCACAGCCAGGGCATCCTGACCGCCCTGAGCCGCGTCAAGGAAACCTTCGACGTGGACGTCATCGCCGGGAACGTCGCCACCCGCGCCGGGGCGCGCGACCTGATCCTCGCCGGGGCGGACGCCGTGAAGGTCGGCATCGGGCCGGGCAGCATCTGCACCACCCGCGTCGTGACCGGCGTGGGCGTCCCGCAGATCACCGCGATCTTCGAGGCGAGCAGCGCCGCGCTGGAAGCCGGGATTCCCATCATCGCGGACGGCGGCATCAAGCAGACCGGTGACGTGCCCAAGGCCATCGCGGCGGGCGCGAGCGTCGTCATGATGGGCAGCATGCTCGCCGGGACCGACGAGGCCCCCGGCGAGAGCATCCTGCGCGACGGCCGCCGCTACAAGAGCTACCGCGGCATGGGGTCCCTGGGCGCCATGGACCAGGGCAGCGCCGACCGCTACTTCCAGAGCGGCAGCCGCAAGTTCGTGCCCGAAGGCATCGAGGGCATCGTCGCGTACAAGGGCACCGCCGGGGAGGTCATCTACCAGTTCGTGGGCGGCCTGCGCTCCTCCATGGGCTACTGCGGCGCGCCCGACCTGGGCACCCTGCGCGACACGGCGCAGTTCGTGCGGATCACCGGAGCCAGCCTAGTGGAAAGCCACCCGCACGGCGTGACGATCACCAAGGAAGCGCCCAACTACGGCGGGCGCTGA
- a CDS encoding SUKH-4 family immunity protein has product MSTSVNELEQLICQEWHGQLLQQTGNPAVLNRVTLDFLERVGLPEKASDGATFLPADEFQSVVDGADRGTVIGTVDHEHPLVIRESDGFVFIAEKSPWFFLNSSLTALLGCVAMYHREFILNPEDAGEPDGGDDADGFGTSVTRARTQRLRERLEHLDADALNPALGDADGVTYWGFVVEEIEAGII; this is encoded by the coding sequence GTGAGTACCTCTGTCAACGAGTTGGAGCAATTGATCTGCCAGGAATGGCACGGTCAATTGCTCCAGCAAACGGGCAATCCGGCAGTGCTGAACAGAGTGACATTGGATTTTCTGGAGCGGGTGGGGCTCCCTGAAAAGGCTTCCGATGGAGCGACGTTCCTGCCTGCTGACGAGTTTCAGAGTGTGGTGGACGGTGCAGATCGTGGCACGGTGATCGGCACTGTTGATCACGAGCACCCGCTGGTGATTCGTGAAAGCGACGGCTTCGTCTTCATAGCTGAGAAGTCGCCATGGTTTTTCCTCAACTCCTCACTCACGGCGCTTCTGGGTTGTGTGGCGATGTATCACCGCGAATTCATCCTCAATCCTGAAGACGCTGGTGAACCGGACGGTGGGGATGACGCTGATGGATTTGGAACTTCAGTGACCCGAGCCAGAACACAACGGCTGCGCGAGAGACTGGAGCACTTGGATGCCGACGCTCTGAACCCCGCTCTGGGCGATGCGGATGGAGTGACCTACTGGGGCTTCGTCGTGGAGGAGATAGAAGCGGGAATTATCTGA
- the trhA gene encoding PAQR family membrane homeostasis protein TrhA, with protein sequence MKRLLTAPREPVNALTHWGGALAALIVLGPLLSWAHSRGLVLWPFVVFSVSMVALYAASASYHSFRPTERGLLWLRKLDHAGIFLLIAGSYTPIAYYGLDGVWRDAVLWLVWGVALSGITLKLVTMRLPRWISTALYLGMGWLALLFMPKFIHTLSPGALFWLAAGGVLYSIGAVIYGTKRWNPRPGVFGFHEIWHLFVLGGTGAHVAMMFHLR encoded by the coding sequence ATGAAGCGCCTGCTCACCGCCCCCCGCGAACCCGTGAACGCCCTGACCCACTGGGGCGGCGCGCTCGCCGCGCTGATCGTGCTGGGACCGCTGCTGAGCTGGGCGCACTCGCGCGGGCTGGTGCTGTGGCCGTTCGTGGTGTTCAGCGTCAGCATGGTCGCCCTGTACGCCGCCAGCGCCAGCTACCACTCCTTCCGCCCTACAGAACGCGGCCTGCTGTGGCTGCGCAAACTCGACCACGCGGGCATCTTTCTGCTCATTGCGGGCAGCTACACCCCTATCGCGTACTACGGCCTGGACGGCGTGTGGCGGGACGCCGTGCTGTGGCTGGTGTGGGGCGTCGCCCTGAGCGGCATCACGTTGAAGCTCGTCACCATGCGCCTGCCCCGCTGGATCAGCACCGCGCTGTACCTGGGGATGGGCTGGCTGGCCCTGCTGTTCATGCCGAAATTCATCCACACCCTCAGCCCCGGCGCGCTGTTCTGGCTCGCGGCGGGCGGCGTGCTGTACTCCATCGGGGCCGTCATCTACGGCACGAAACGCTGGAATCCGCGCCCCGGCGTGTTCGGCTTCCACGAGATCTGGCACCTGTTCGTGCTGGGCGGCACCGGCGCGCACGTCGCCATGATGTTCCACCTGCGCTGA
- a CDS encoding site-2 protease family protein, producing the protein MGLISLLTSDPLAFVIIAAALVLSLAFHEFAHAWTADRLGDPTPRRYGRVTLNPIKHLDPFGTLLLLLVGFGFARPVPINPNNLGRWGTMWTAAAGPISNLLIALVCVLLLKFAGASALAATILMTVLSINVVLAVFNLIPIPLLDGSRILGALFPSLGRSLAQFEAQPFSFVIVMVFIYLFGGQINGLISSVRNWVLNFV; encoded by the coding sequence ATGGGTCTCATCTCTCTGCTGACCAGCGATCCGCTGGCGTTCGTGATCATCGCGGCGGCGCTGGTGCTGTCGCTCGCCTTCCATGAGTTCGCGCACGCCTGGACCGCGGACCGGCTGGGTGACCCCACGCCGCGCCGCTACGGGCGGGTCACGCTGAACCCCATCAAGCACCTCGATCCGTTCGGGACGCTGCTGCTGCTGCTGGTGGGGTTCGGCTTCGCGCGCCCTGTGCCCATCAACCCGAACAACCTGGGCCGCTGGGGCACCATGTGGACGGCCGCGGCCGGGCCGATCAGCAACCTGCTGATCGCGCTGGTCTGCGTGCTGCTGCTCAAGTTCGCCGGAGCGTCCGCGCTGGCCGCCACGATCCTGATGACCGTCCTGAGCATCAACGTGGTGCTGGCCGTGTTCAACCTGATCCCCATCCCACTGCTCGACGGCAGCCGCATCCTGGGCGCCCTGTTCCCCTCGCTGGGCCGCAGCCTCGCACAGTTCGAGGCGCAGCCGTTCAGCTTCGTGATCGTCATGGTGTTCATCTACCTGTTCGGCGGGCAGATCAACGGTCTGATCAGCAGCGTGCGCAACTGGGTCCTGAACTTCGTGTGA
- a CDS encoding CCA tRNA nucleotidyltransferase, whose translation MIQPAGVAQAAWAHLRADDRAWLLALAARAGAGGAALVGGAVRDALLGETPLDLDVVIPEADVEALAAATGLPFVFHPAFGNATVTLPDGRAADLVRARRESYPVPGGNPVPIPGTLADDLRRRDFALNALALHLSPTGTRTLLDETGGLDDLGARVLRPLHAGSFHEDASRLVRGARLAARLDLRAHPDLLAQVPDALAVADRTPRLWAELRLLLHEPRPGRAAALLRAWGAGALLTDTALLAALDARRDAGAEVPFTAYAAALLHAAPDPGALAGRLSLGDRPAALLDRALSDTPFPEGTPERELRALLRPDAYPPLTGRDVLALGIPPGRGVGEALGHLAALRRAGQVRSPEDERAALKAFLATKGPHASL comes from the coding sequence GTGATCCAGCCCGCCGGGGTGGCGCAGGCTGCGTGGGCCCACCTGCGCGCCGACGACCGCGCGTGGCTGCTGGCCCTGGCCGCGCGGGCGGGCGCGGGTGGGGCGGCGCTGGTGGGCGGCGCGGTGCGGGACGCGCTGCTGGGCGAGACCCCCCTGGACCTGGACGTGGTGATCCCGGAGGCCGACGTGGAGGCCCTGGCCGCCGCGACGGGCCTGCCGTTCGTGTTCCACCCGGCGTTCGGGAACGCCACGGTCACCCTTCCGGACGGGCGGGCCGCAGATCTGGTGCGGGCACGGCGGGAGTCGTACCCGGTGCCGGGTGGGAACCCCGTGCCGATACCGGGCACCCTTGCGGATGACCTGCGGCGGCGGGATTTCGCGCTGAACGCGCTGGCGCTGCACCTCTCCCCCACCGGGACGCGGACGCTGCTGGACGAGACGGGTGGCCTGGACGACCTGGGCGCGCGGGTGCTGCGGCCCCTGCACGCCGGGTCGTTCCACGAGGACGCCAGCCGACTGGTGCGCGGCGCGCGGCTGGCGGCGCGGCTGGACCTGCGGGCCCACCCGGACCTGCTGGCCCAGGTCCCGGACGCGCTGGCCGTGGCGGACCGGACGCCGCGCCTGTGGGCGGAACTGCGCCTGCTGCTGCACGAGCCCCGGCCGGGCCGCGCGGCGGCGCTGCTGCGCGCCTGGGGCGCCGGGGCGCTGCTGACCGACACGGCGCTGCTGGCGGCCCTGGACGCCCGGCGCGACGCGGGCGCGGAGGTGCCCTTCACGGCCTACGCGGCGGCGCTGCTGCACGCCGCCCCCGACCCCGGCGCGCTCGCGGGGCGCCTGAGCCTGGGGGACCGCCCGGCCGCGCTGCTGGACCGCGCCCTGTCCGACACGCCCTTCCCTGAGGGCACCCCCGAGCGCGAACTGCGCGCCCTGCTGCGCCCCGACGCATACCCGCCGCTGACCGGGCGGGACGTGCTGGCGCTGGGCATCCCGCCGGGCCGGGGGGTGGGCGAGGCGCTGGGTCACCTCGCGGCGCTGCGCCGCGCCGGGCAGGTCCGCAGCCCCGAGGACGAGCGCGCGGCGCTGAAGGCATTCCTGGCGACGAAAGGCCCGCACGCCAGCCTCTAG
- a CDS encoding S1C family serine protease, with protein sequence MKGKGVGVLLVLVGLGLGATVLRDGVPLGAAQQGQPAAQPTAALNEPGARLQNEQNTIDVVSRFEPGLVFISTEEVVPQDPFAMMFGGGQEEVQRGVGSGFFVNDAGDILTNYHVVAGEGGSGPQPKITVRLMGQEASVPAQVVGLAPQYDLALIRAPGLKQELIRPIPLGDSASLKVGQKAIAMGAPFGLDFSVTEGIVSSTARQIPIGFGGTGGQGITQKAIQTDAAINPGNSGGPLLDSGGRVIGINTQIYSPAGQSSGVGQSAGVGFAIPIDTAKNLLPRLQAAQGGTVNAPDIGIRGGLAVQTRQGPLPVGLSVLSSAGKRQLGLPDQGLVVGQVVPGTPAARAGLRAGTERQQFRGGLILLGGDVITRADGQPVDALEDLQAALIDKKEGDTVTLTVVRGEATREVQLTLDASSFTVRTGQ encoded by the coding sequence ATGAAGGGCAAGGGTGTGGGGGTGCTGCTGGTGCTGGTCGGTCTGGGGCTGGGCGCGACGGTGCTGCGGGACGGGGTGCCGCTCGGCGCGGCGCAGCAGGGGCAGCCGGCGGCGCAGCCGACCGCGGCGCTGAACGAGCCGGGCGCGCGGCTCCAGAACGAGCAGAACACGATTGACGTCGTGAGCCGCTTCGAGCCGGGGCTGGTGTTCATCAGTACCGAGGAGGTCGTGCCGCAGGACCCGTTCGCGATGATGTTCGGCGGGGGGCAGGAGGAGGTGCAGCGCGGCGTGGGCAGCGGCTTTTTCGTGAACGACGCGGGGGACATCCTGACGAACTACCATGTGGTGGCGGGCGAGGGCGGGAGCGGCCCGCAGCCGAAGATCACGGTGCGCCTGATGGGGCAGGAGGCCAGCGTGCCCGCCCAGGTGGTGGGCCTCGCCCCGCAGTACGATCTGGCGCTGATCCGCGCGCCGGGCCTGAAGCAGGAGCTGATCCGCCCGATTCCGCTGGGGGACAGCGCCTCCCTGAAGGTGGGGCAGAAGGCGATCGCGATGGGCGCGCCGTTCGGACTGGATTTCAGCGTCACCGAGGGCATCGTGAGCAGCACGGCCCGGCAGATCCCGATCGGCTTCGGCGGGACGGGCGGGCAGGGCATCACGCAGAAGGCCATCCAGACGGACGCGGCGATCAACCCGGGCAACAGCGGCGGGCCGCTGCTGGACAGTGGTGGGCGCGTGATCGGCATCAACACGCAGATCTACTCCCCGGCCGGGCAGAGCAGCGGCGTGGGCCAGAGTGCCGGGGTGGGCTTCGCCATTCCGATCGACACGGCCAAGAACCTCCTGCCGCGCCTGCAGGCGGCGCAGGGCGGCACGGTGAACGCGCCGGACATCGGCATCCGGGGGGGTCTGGCGGTGCAGACCCGGCAGGGCCCGCTCCCGGTGGGCCTGAGCGTGCTGTCCAGCGCCGGAAAGCGGCAGCTGGGTCTGCCGGATCAGGGGCTGGTGGTGGGGCAGGTCGTGCCGGGCACCCCGGCGGCGCGCGCGGGCCTGCGGGCGGGCACCGAGCGGCAGCAGTTCAGAGGCGGCCTGATCCTGCTGGGCGGGGACGTCATCACCCGCGCGGACGGGCAGCCGGTGGACGCGCTGGAGGACCTGCAGGCGGCGCTGATCGACAAGAAGGAGGGGGACACCGTGACGCTGACCGTGGTGCGTGGCGAGGCGACGCGTGAGGTGCAGCTGACGCTGGACGCGTCGTCGTTCACGGTCCGCACCGGGCAGTGA
- a CDS encoding nucleotidyltransferase domain-containing protein, with translation MDLHEAARDLRAHLGDFLDRDRPDGVFHVQAGGPGSVPALADLEPPELHLDLLPETPTDDQQATLRRLGYSGNGRHWTHPGGWRLILTDHGSGWRAEQAALRDLLMHDPGAAHAYRAAYQAGGRPHADAALRPAALTHHARTVGLTPARQVAQLLAPLGAPWMFAAGFALDLHLGATARPHDDLDLIVPREAQPQLAHLLSGWRLDTPVDGTYQPYAAPLQPPHHQIHARHPDLPGVLMLDLLLSDLSGGVWHYRRDPRITLPLDRARQVSPEGLPYLTPEAVLLFKAGAAGRDPRGKDEQDFRRVQPTLTAAARTWLLDALTLTSPGHRWLEALN, from the coding sequence ATGGACCTTCACGAGGCAGCCCGCGACCTCCGAGCGCACCTGGGCGACTTCCTGGACCGTGACCGCCCCGACGGTGTCTTCCACGTGCAGGCCGGCGGGCCCGGCAGCGTCCCCGCCCTGGCCGATCTCGAACCGCCCGAACTGCACCTGGACCTGCTCCCCGAGACCCCCACCGACGACCAGCAGGCCACCCTGCGCCGTCTGGGGTACAGCGGGAACGGGCGCCACTGGACGCACCCCGGCGGCTGGCGCCTGATCCTCACCGACCACGGCAGCGGCTGGCGCGCCGAACAGGCGGCCCTGCGTGACCTGCTCATGCACGACCCCGGTGCTGCCCACGCTTACCGCGCCGCCTATCAGGCCGGGGGCCGCCCGCACGCCGACGCGGCCCTGCGCCCCGCCGCGCTGACCCACCACGCCCGCACCGTCGGCCTGACCCCCGCCCGGCAGGTGGCCCAGCTCCTCGCCCCACTCGGCGCCCCGTGGATGTTCGCCGCCGGATTCGCCCTCGACCTCCACCTGGGCGCCACCGCCCGGCCGCACGACGACCTTGATTTGATCGTGCCCCGCGAAGCCCAACCCCAGCTGGCCCACCTCCTGAGCGGCTGGCGACTCGACACCCCCGTGGACGGGACGTACCAGCCCTACGCCGCGCCCCTCCAGCCCCCCCACCACCAGATTCACGCCCGGCACCCCGACCTGCCCGGCGTCCTGATGCTCGACCTTCTCCTCAGTGACCTCAGCGGCGGCGTCTGGCATTACCGCCGCGACCCCCGCATCACCCTCCCGCTGGACCGCGCCCGGCAGGTCAGCCCCGAAGGCCTGCCGTACCTCACGCCCGAAGCGGTCCTCCTCTTCAAAGCAGGCGCCGCCGGACGCGACCCACGCGGCAAGGACGAACAGGACTTCCGGCGCGTGCAGCCCACCCTGACCGCCGCAGCCCGCACGTGGCTGCTCGACGCCCTGACCCTCACCAGCCCAGGCCACCGCTGGCTGGAGGCCCTGAACTGA